A genome region from Deltaproteobacteria bacterium includes the following:
- a CDS encoding MBL fold metallo-hydrolase, translating to MKISVLGCGNSTGVPVPACDCQVCLSKDSKNQRLRPSIYVEVPSEPSEEGNVSAVGKISEKIAILIDTGADLRQQVLRAQIKKLDAVFYTHVHADHVHGIDDLRGFCFTRKEPLDAYASDGSILQLRETFRYIFEKNSSYVGGCPPRLNFTPLVPFETVAISSVQILPLPLLHGNLEILGFRIGKFAYLTDCSKIPQRTFEFLEKLEVLIIDGLRYRPHATHFSLSEAVSEIEKIKPRRSYLTHLSHDVDYSYGNAILRNMSKLDIELAYDGLTINL from the coding sequence TTGAAAATAAGCGTACTAGGCTGTGGAAACTCTACTGGTGTTCCAGTTCCCGCCTGCGACTGCCAGGTATGCCTATCAAAAGACTCTAAGAATCAGCGCCTAAGGCCCTCTATCTATGTGGAGGTTCCAAGCGAGCCATCCGAAGAAGGTAATGTGTCAGCCGTAGGAAAGATAAGCGAGAAAATCGCCATCCTTATTGATACGGGAGCAGATTTGCGGCAACAAGTCTTGCGCGCTCAAATCAAGAAACTTGATGCAGTATTCTACACCCACGTTCACGCAGATCACGTTCACGGCATTGATGATTTGCGTGGTTTTTGTTTTACGAGAAAAGAACCTCTGGACGCTTACGCTAGCGACGGAAGCATCCTCCAACTTAGGGAAACATTTCGCTACATTTTTGAAAAAAACAGCTCTTACGTGGGCGGCTGCCCCCCTCGGCTAAATTTTACACCACTCGTGCCATTTGAAACCGTAGCGATTAGCTCTGTTCAGATCCTGCCACTACCATTACTGCATGGGAACTTGGAGATACTAGGGTTTAGAATTGGAAAGTTTGCGTATTTAACTGACTGCTCAAAAATTCCCCAGCGAACATTCGAGTTTCTAGAAAAACTCGAAGTTCTCATAATCGATGGTTTGAGATATAGACCTCATGCAACACACTTCAGTTTATCAGAAGCCGTGTCGGAAATAGAAAAAATAAAGCCACGCCGTAGCTATTTAACGCATTTAAGCCACGATGTTGATTACTCATATGGGAATGCTATCTTGCGAAACATGAGCAAACTAGACATAGAATTGGCCTACGATGGGTTAACTATAAATCTTTAA
- the plsY gene encoding glycerol-3-phosphate 1-O-acyltransferase PlsY, with the protein MNTSKLIGFVVPITIAFLLGAIPFGYIVGRLKGVDIRKHGSGNIGATNASRILGKKLGAITLLLDAAKGALASSLWRLSFFAPAGYLSSFNFPLCLGFAAILGHCFSPFLRFRGGKGVATALGVYIVSMPFFCLLSLAVFAIAYLTTGYVALGSILAASSLPIMLLAIPNNYPPYTLIFAFLSCVVIIIRHRENVARLLNGTEKKLQLRK; encoded by the coding sequence ATGAATACCAGTAAACTCATCGGCTTCGTTGTGCCAATTACCATTGCATTCTTACTCGGAGCCATCCCTTTTGGTTACATTGTCGGTCGCCTAAAAGGAGTAGACATAAGAAAACACGGCAGCGGCAACATTGGGGCAACAAACGCGAGTAGAATATTGGGTAAGAAGCTCGGGGCCATTACATTGCTGCTTGACGCAGCAAAAGGCGCCTTAGCATCTTCGCTGTGGCGTCTAAGCTTTTTTGCTCCAGCAGGCTACCTGAGCTCCTTCAATTTTCCGCTGTGTCTTGGGTTTGCCGCGATTTTAGGGCATTGTTTTTCGCCTTTCTTAAGATTTCGCGGAGGCAAAGGAGTCGCTACGGCTTTGGGCGTCTATATAGTTTCAATGCCTTTTTTTTGCCTCCTGTCTCTCGCCGTATTTGCCATTGCTTATTTAACTACAGGCTATGTAGCTCTTGGCTCGATTCTAGCGGCTAGCAGCTTGCCAATAATGCTCCTAGCTATACCGAATAACTACCCCCCATATACGCTTATATTTGCTTTTTTGTCGTGCGTGGTGATTATTATTCGCCACCGAGAAAACGTTGCTCGGCTACTAAATGGAACAGAAAAAAAACTACAATTAAGAAAATGA
- the speB gene encoding agmatinase: MKLLDRLLDNLIAQHSTIAAKSAFAPEEALSHDFEKCEIAVLPIPYDKTSTYHKGADRGPEAMLEASQSVELYDIETASEVYRRGIYTLSPLVVSDSPEALFEKAKEVVSSLCARKKFPVILGGEHSISAGVVAGIANSCSNLSVLQLDAHGDTRESYMGSRFNHACVMARVREICPIVQVGIRAIDISEVAALNRERVFFAHAIHAASNDLAWQNQAISLLSPNVYVTIDLDCFDSSIMPSTGTPEPGGLTWQQVTTFLKLLAAKRSIVGFDVVELLPRESNPAPDFLAAKLVYQFLSYIFAQKCL; this comes from the coding sequence ATGAAACTTCTCGATAGGTTACTCGATAATTTAATAGCTCAACACTCAACAATCGCGGCAAAAAGTGCGTTTGCACCAGAAGAAGCTCTATCGCATGACTTTGAGAAATGCGAGATAGCTGTATTGCCAATTCCGTATGACAAGACTAGCACGTATCACAAAGGAGCTGACCGGGGCCCCGAGGCTATGCTCGAGGCTTCACAGTCGGTAGAGCTCTACGACATCGAAACGGCTAGCGAAGTTTATAGGCGAGGAATTTACACCCTTAGCCCTTTAGTCGTAAGCGATTCCCCCGAAGCTCTTTTTGAAAAGGCTAAAGAAGTAGTTTCTTCCCTTTGCGCTCGTAAAAAATTCCCCGTTATCCTGGGTGGCGAGCATTCTATAAGCGCCGGGGTGGTAGCTGGGATTGCGAACTCTTGCAGCAATTTAAGTGTCCTCCAGCTCGATGCACACGGCGATACGCGCGAATCTTACATGGGGTCGCGCTTTAACCATGCCTGCGTCATGGCTCGCGTTCGCGAGATATGCCCCATAGTTCAGGTAGGCATACGGGCAATCGACATCAGCGAGGTGGCTGCTCTAAATCGCGAACGAGTCTTTTTCGCCCATGCAATACATGCCGCCAGCAACGATTTAGCCTGGCAAAATCAGGCAATCTCGCTGCTTTCGCCAAACGTCTACGTCACCATAGACCTCGACTGCTTTGATTCCTCAATTATGCCCTCTACGGGGACGCCAGAACCTGGCGGATTGACCTGGCAGCAGGTGACTACGTTCCTAAAACTTTTGGCCGCAAAGCGTAGCATTGTCGGGTTTGACGTGGTAGAACTTTTGCCTCGCGAGAGTAATCCAGCCCCGGATTTTTTAGCGGCTAAGCTGGTTTATCAATTTTTAAGCTACATTTTTGCACAAAAGTGCCTCTAA